One region of Duncaniella freteri genomic DNA includes:
- a CDS encoding glycoside hydrolase family 43 protein: MKSRLITAVMMLSGIGCLHAVNPIIQTNFTPDPAPYVHGDTVYLFVDHDENDAQYFLMEDWQLYSTDDMVNWTYRGTPISTGTFSWATQGDKAWASQAIERDGKWYWYICAQDAESGLDAIGVAVADAPEGPYRDALGCPLTKPGFGFIDPSVFIDDDGQAYLFWGNNGLWMAKLNRDMISFDGEIRYIDELDDEKAFGPKVMKRDYALNKRMLKSNFEEAPWVSKRNGIYYLVYAAGGVPEFMAYSTAENINGPWTYRGRIMNEAENSFTIHGGLIEIGGRNFMFYHNGKLPNGGGFRRSSCVEEFSYGDDGSIPFMPFTNEGVKTPLKNLNPYVRVEAETMADSYGVRTDRNKGTERHYLKSVDNGDWIMLRSVDFGKGGAGRRFVANVSALRPGSSIEVRIDALGNKPVSQLEVKPTGSFDKWQEQSTEIGDVEGVHDVYLLFRGDDESEVLRCDYWILK, translated from the coding sequence ATGAAATCAAGATTAATTACAGCCGTAATGATGCTGTCAGGCATAGGTTGCCTGCATGCTGTCAACCCGATAATCCAGACTAACTTCACTCCTGATCCTGCGCCCTATGTGCATGGCGATACTGTGTATCTGTTCGTGGATCATGACGAGAATGATGCCCAGTATTTTTTGATGGAGGATTGGCAGTTGTATTCAACTGACGATATGGTCAACTGGACCTACAGAGGTACCCCTATATCCACAGGCACATTCTCCTGGGCTACACAGGGGGATAAGGCCTGGGCGTCGCAGGCCATTGAGCGCGATGGCAAATGGTATTGGTATATATGTGCTCAGGATGCCGAATCCGGGCTGGATGCTATAGGGGTGGCTGTGGCTGATGCGCCTGAAGGTCCTTACAGGGATGCGCTTGGATGTCCTCTCACCAAGCCTGGATTCGGGTTCATTGACCCATCGGTGTTCATAGATGATGACGGACAGGCTTATCTGTTCTGGGGCAACAACGGATTGTGGATGGCTAAGCTCAACAGGGATATGATATCTTTTGACGGTGAAATAAGGTACATAGATGAGCTTGACGATGAGAAGGCGTTCGGTCCTAAAGTGATGAAACGCGACTATGCGCTGAACAAGCGGATGCTGAAGAGTAATTTTGAAGAGGCTCCCTGGGTAAGCAAAAGAAACGGTATATACTATCTTGTGTATGCCGCAGGTGGTGTGCCTGAGTTTATGGCGTATTCGACTGCCGAGAATATCAATGGTCCGTGGACGTATCGAGGGCGTATCATGAATGAGGCTGAAAACAGTTTTACAATACATGGAGGGCTCATAGAGATCGGAGGAAGAAACTTCATGTTCTATCATAACGGCAAGTTGCCCAACGGTGGAGGTTTCCGCAGGTCATCGTGTGTTGAGGAGTTCTCATATGGTGATGACGGTTCCATACCGTTTATGCCGTTCACTAATGAAGGTGTGAAGACACCGTTGAAAAATCTGAATCCTTATGTAAGGGTGGAGGCCGAGACTATGGCCGACAGTTATGGTGTAAGGACTGACCGTAATAAGGGGACCGAACGTCATTATCTGAAATCGGTTGATAACGGAGACTGGATAATGTTGAGGTCAGTAGATTTTGGAAAAGGTGGTGCCGGCAGGAGGTTTGTAGCGAATGTATCGGCTCTTCGTCCGGGCTCATCGATTGAAGTGCGTATAGACGCTCTTGGCAATAAGCCTGTGTCACAGCTTGAGGTAAAGCCTACCGGAAGTTTCGACAAATGGCAGGAACAGTCAACGGAAATCGGTGATGTTGAAGGTGTGCATGATGTATATCTGCTGTTCCGTGGCGATGATGAGTCAGAGGTGCTAAGGTGTGACTACTGGATATTGAAGTAA